The Aspergillus fumigatus Af293 chromosome 3, whole genome shotgun sequence region TGACGCCCTTGGGGATGGGGGGCTCGTGGATATCGGTCAATGTGAGGTGGTAAGAGGGGTCATTGAGGAGCTCCTTTGCAAGCAATTGGCCGATGAAGCCGGCGGCGCCTGTGATGAGGATTTGCATATTGAGACTTGACGTTTGATCAAGTCAAGGCGAGTTATTTGCGAAATAAAAAATGGAGGAAACATGGTCTCTGTGTGAAGAGCTGTCGCATCAACTTATTTGGATGTGTTAGCGGGGTCTCCGCATTCGCATCAAGTCCGAGGcgattttcttctttctccgcAGCCGGACTTGAGCCGGTGATGCCATTGAGACTGATTAAGGGAGAGCTTGAACCTGCAGTGATATGAGTCACCATCACTTGTAAAGATTTCAAATATAGATCAGTAATGCATTTGGAGACACCAACCAACAATTATCGACATGCGATTGTGGATAACTGTAGAAGACCGGCTGGCGAAGCTGCTATACCCTGCTCTTTTCCCACTCTGCCGCCCAATATATCTCCGTACCCCAAGTTTCGACCCCAGAATGCAGCAGCTTCTACAGGAATTCGATGGATGTCTGTCGCATATCATATCTGTATGATAGAGAAAATTTACGAGAGTCCATAAGGCATCATTGAATCATTACCTTTATCTTTATGCCATCTAGCTGGTTAAAACCAACCCTCTTCTCTCAATGTTAGGCATTTTTGACCCCAACTCGGGCGGGGTCGAATCTTCGTCCCTCCCACGTCTCCTATCATCCCCCCACGCCCTTTCACTCGCACCTCTTCGACCcatctgctcttcttcatgttGATGCAAAATTTGAATGTCAACAATTCGCGTATCATTGATCATCATACGCACGCCCATAGATCGCCCCACTTCCGACAGCTGATCGCAGGGTTTCAAATCGCGAGTCAGCGACGGTTGGTTGCATTACTCGCATAGTACCGGAGCATCCCCGATTAGTTGTTCTAGTCAAGGAACAATCAATCAGATATGGATCGATCCGATCTCAAGCGTTCGTCTTCTGATGCCGGTCTCGAGTCTCCAAGACGATATGATCGCAGCTCCTCCGTTCTTGACGctcgacctcctcctcctaGAGTCTCCAAAGCCCGTGCTTGTGAGTGACCCCGGCTCGGCTTTCTGAGCGCCTCGTGGCAAAGACTCAGAGACGCAAGAATCGCGGGAAAAATATCTCTACATCTCGGTGGAACTCCAAGCTGATGTTAGGAATATGCAGGTGCGGAGTGCAAACGGCATAAGATCAAATGCGAGTTCAAACCAGGCGAAACTAGCTGCACCAAATGTACGCGCAGTGGCATTAAGTGTGTAGTCAATGACTTCTCGCAGAAGTTtgttgatgacgatgggATGTATGTTTTCGTCTCGTGTATCTTTTGGTTATCTTATAGATTCGTCCATATGCTGATGGCTCATCGTCAAGATGGAAATCGCAAGCTGCTTCTGCGATTCACCAGCTCCAAGCGGCCGTGCGCGACCTTCTCCGCCACAACGGACTTCCAGAGCTCTCCACGTTTGCTTCAGGCGGCCCTCAGAATGGACCCAGCCCAGTTGCTTCGCATGCGAACGGACATCGTGCTTCAATAGACAACTCACAGCCGAGTCAAGGACAGAATGCAACGGGTGCCGTGATGGATGTCACTCGAGAACCTTCGCAGGAGCCGGACCTGCAGGGCCCAGAGCTGGTCCCGGCCCCTATGCGCAGCCTTTACGAAGTCACGAAACTACGAAACCTACGAAACAATCCTGTGGAAAAGCCGAAGCTGACcctgctggaggaggatttCGTATCGCGGGGGCTAATTTCTCTCCACGAGGCCGAGGAACTCTTCGCGTACTTCAGTCGGACGATGAACCAGCTACTCTGGGGAGGAATCATCCTCGTGCATCGAGATCTAACCTCTGTGCGACGAGCCTCAACACTGCTTTCTGCGGCTGTTCTTACCGTCGCCGCACTTCACATTCCCAATCGCAACGAGACGTTGAACCGATGCTACAGCGAGTACGTCTCCCTCGTGTCGAGCATGTCTCTGACGCGGGCTCATACTCTGGACGATATCCGTGGTCTCTGCGTCGGTGCCTTCTGGCTGTCTGAGCTGAGCTGGAAGCTCTCTGGCCATGCTGTCCGAATAGCAACGGAGCTGGGCCTCCACCAGAGCTACCAGCGGATGATCCGAGGCCATAGTGATCAATATGAGCGTGCACAACTATGGTACCTACTATATGTCTGCGACCATCATTTCAGCATCGCCTACGGCCGACCACCCGTCATCCATGAAGATGTCTCGATTAAGAACTATGAGACGTTCCTCCAGTCACCAATGGTCGTCCCTGGGGACATTCGACTGCTGGCACAAGTAGCCTTGTTCATGATCCTGACGGAGGCCTATCGAATGTTTGGCAGTGATACAGAACAGGCACTTACGGAGGAAGATTTTGGCCAACTGAGGGTTTACAACGTTGCGGTTGATCAGTGGCGTCTCCTCTGGCAACCACGATCAGGTAAGCCAGTATGCCATCAGTCCCAGAGCACTGTCTAATCATCGCGGTGCAGCCGACAGCCCATATGTAAGGACGTATCCATCAAAAGGGGTGGTCCTGCATTACCATTTCGCCAAGTTCCAGCTGAATTCGCTTTCTCTTCGTGCGTTGTCTCCGTCCAATACCCCAGTGTTCTCCATGGATCGGAAAGAATCGGCCAACATCGCCATTTCATCCGCCATGGCCTGTCTGAATATGGTGTTGGAGGAACAGGATATCCGCGACGCCATTGTGGGTGTTCCTATTTTCACCCATACCATGGTCACATTTTCTGCAGTCTTCCTGCTCAAGGTTGCCGTGAACTGGAATTCAGCCTACCTTAGTATCGACGGCCGCCAGGTGCGCCGTCTGGTGGAGCGAGTTATCGAGTTGTTGAACTGTGTGTCCGCGGGTGAAAGACATCTTACAAGGCACATTGCGCGTGGCCTGAGCAAGATGCTAGAGCGATTCGATTCATGGGAAACTGCGTGGCAGGCTGGCCGACCTGCCAACGCTGGAGGACTCCCCGTGGGAGGTACAGGAGCTGTAGACCGACCAGAGGGTGAGGTACCAGGCGGTGCGAATGCCATGGCCCAGGGATTTCCGCCGCCGGACCTCATTTACGACATGGTTGGCACTTATGGTTTCGGGTTGGACGAGAATCTGCTTGACCCCAGCATGGCCAATTTTGAATTTCTGGCGCAATAGATCTGTCCTTTGTTCTTGATACCCAGGAAGACAGGTTGTATATTTAGAATAAGAGAGTATATATAATACCGAATTCTAACAAGATCAGGAATGTTGTTATTGTTATTGACTGTTGATTTTTTTGCCCACGAAAATACCGAATCCTCCCCCCTGCATGATGCCCACAAGCAGCCAGACTGAGACACGCTCTTCCCCAGTAGGATATGTTGTGCCTGTGCAGATGGTCCGTGCGATTCTCCAGATCGGGTTAGATCCGGAGCAGCTGCTGCTAATTCAAATGTTCC contains the following coding sequences:
- a CDS encoding putative C6 transcription factor, which translates into the protein MDRSDLKRSSSDAGLESPRRYDRSSSVLDARPPPPRVSKARACAECKRHKIKCEFKPGETSCTKCTRSGIKCVVNDFSQKFVDDDGIWKSQAASAIHQLQAAVRDLLRHNGLPELSTFASGGPQNGPSPVASHANGHRASIDNSQPSQGQNATGAVMDVTREPSQEPDLQGPELVPAPMRSLYEVTKLRNLRNNPVEKPKLTLLEEDFVSRGLISLHEAEELFAYFSRTMNQLLWGGIILVHRDLTSVRRASTLLSAAVLTVAALHIPNRNETLNRCYSEYVSLVSSMSLTRAHTLDDIRGLCVGAFWLSELSWKLSGHAVRIATELGLHQSYQRMIRGHSDQYERAQLWYLLYVCDHHFSIAYGRPPVIHEDVSIKNYETFLQSPMVVPGDIRLLAQVALFMILTEAYRMFGSDTEQALTEEDFGQLRVYNVAVDQWRLLWQPRSADSPYVRTYPSKGVVLHYHFAKFQLNSLSLRALSPSNTPVFSMDRKESANIAISSAMACLNMVLEEQDIRDAIVGVPIFTHTMVTFSAVFLLKVAVNWNSAYLSIDGRQVRRLVERVIELLNCVSAGERHLTRHIARGLSKMLERFDSWETAWQAGRPANAGGLPVGGTGAVDRPEGEVPGGANAMAQGFPPPDLIYDMVGTYGFGLDENLLDPSMANFEFLAQ